CTGGCTAGGGAGGTGACGGAGCTGCCTGTGAAGGATGTGGAGAGGAAGCTGTCTCTGGTGGGCTCTGCTTTCTGGATGGCTCCTGAGATGCTTCGGGGAGAGCCCTATGACCGGAAGGTATGGCACTGCTGCTCAGCTCCTTGCTCAGCCTCAGAGCTTCCGACTGAGTGAGATGTCTCCTCTGCTTGCTGGTGGCATGTCCCAACAGCAGAAGAGGTCTTCTCTCATTCCCCAGGAAACATTGCCCTGCTAGCCAGAACTTTGCTTAATAGTGTTCCACTTAGAAGTTCCTTCTGTGCCCTTGTTAAGTTAAACTTTCAGGAAAATAGATTGCTGCCATGGGCAAACACAGTGAAGTCTCTCTGTGGAAGAAGTTTGACGAGTTACAGCCCAGTGAGGCTGTGGCGGGTGGTGCCAGAGCTGTGGTAGCAGCACCAGACACGCTGAACGAGAGCACAGGGCCAGACTTCCTGAAGATGGGGCTGGAGTCCAAGTGGGGCTGCGGTGTTTGTCAGGGGGTTCAGAGCCCAGAAGGAGTTTAAGAGTTTGCTGCCTCCATCCCCAATGGGCTTTTTAGGTGGGCTTTTGCGTAACTAATGGAAACACCTTGTCACTGGTATTCCCCTTTCTCATGCTTTACTTCTGTGTGTGCCCTGTCCCACCTCCTGCTCTCCCACCCCTTATGCAGGTGgatgtgttttcctttggcATTGTCCTCTGTGAAACCCTGGGCAGGATCCCAGCTGACCCTGAAGTGCTTCCCAGGACTAAGGTAACAGTTCCTGCAGCCAAATCTAATGGTGTTTTCTCCATGGTACCAGATTGTGGCTTCTCTCTGGACCAGACAGGCCTGTACACATGTACATGTTCTCACTCAGGTTTCTCAAGGTTTTTCCATGGGAAAATCTGATCTCCAGATTTTCAGTGCACAAGAGTTCAGTGCATCTATAGTTTCAACACTATTTGAGATGGAGTGCTTCTGTTTAAAGACGTCAGttccaaatatttcatttcactttgaTATTTCAGCTTCTCCATTGAAGTTCCGGGTTAAACACAATTTAATCACAAAcacttattttcaaatacattgcAGTTAATACACAGTTCATGTGGAAACAGTGGTCTTCCCTAAACACatggccttttttgttttgatagTTGCAACATTTCCCTTCCACAAAGTGGGAAGGGAAAGTATCCTGAACAGGGATGAAAAAtccagcaggaaaacagcaaaTTGCTGTTTTCCAAGGAGCAATGCAAAGAACCTGCAGTGACCAGAGGTCGTTCCATTTTCCCGTGAGACTGAACAGGAGCTAACTCTCCATGCGTGTTCACAAGATGAAGGAGAATTACATATCAGAGGCTCTGAAGTCTGAAGGGATGAAGCTGTAGTTATGGAAACTGCTGGCTGGGCCCCTGTAACCCTCAGTTGCTGCTGGAACACCAGATTACCTGCAGTTCCTGTCCTCAGCACCTGGGGATGGTTCCTCTACTGGTTTCTGCCTTTGTGTCTCTTATTGCCTTAGTCTGAGCTTTTTCAGGAGGGTACGTGGCGCCCCACGGGGAGAGCACGGAGCAAGCAGAAGGTGCTGCAGTCTCGCAGCTCTGCTGATGGTTCACCATCTGTGTAAAACACCTGTGATGGAGACCCTAAAAGCTTTAAACACTGAGCATTTTGTGCCTTAACACCTTGAAGAGgatgaaaagcttttaaaggaATTTATAGCTGAAGTCTTTCCtacatattttttctccttcctcacaGGATTATGGTTTGGATGTTGCTGCCTTCCAAGGGATGATCAGTGAATGCCCCAAGCGGCTGATGGACCTCGCTGCCAGCTGCTGTCGGGTGAGATTCTTGCtaatgtttttgtatttttgtttgttgttttgtgtgtgtgtgtgtctgtttgttttgttggattTGCATCACACTTCTGTGGCAGAGACCAAAATTTTTGTGAACCCTGGAGAGCTGCTCTCGGTGCAAGCACACGGACATGATAGCTGCAAATGAATGGCTCTGCCACTTCCTGGGTGTGCTTCCATCCACCGAACTGTTTTGCCCCTAGGAGAAGTGTTTAGTTTGTGTATTACAGCTTGGAACATCCCAAGGTCCTGCCTGTTCCCTTGCATGTCAACCCCAGAGTGGGCAGCAGGTTAGTGGTGATGTCCAGTCCCTCCCTAAgccagggtgcaggcagggacaccCACTGATCCTGTCTGGAGGGCACTGCCTCACTGTTACAGGTATCATCAGAGCACAGCTCTTCAACCTGTCTTGCTTTAGCATGAAAGGTAGTGATGAAAACTAGGGGGCCTCCCCATGCTGCCCAAGGCCTTGGGAGGCCAAGCAGAGAGAAAGCGAGGATCCAAGTTAATCtctgaaaggaagagaaaacaaaggcagtAATCAGGCAGAGAGTGGAGGAGGTGGGTGATCATAATGCATCTAATTGTTCAAGGCAGTAAATGGAATTAAATTCTTGCATGGGTCTCGAGGATTTCTGAATAACTTGCCCTGAGTCAGAGGAATGATTCATGTGAGCAGCTGTCTTACATTTATGTGTGTTCAGGTCTTGTATATCTGATGGGTGGCTTCCTAATGCAAGCTGATAGAATAACGAGCTTCGGCCAGAAACGGCCCTTGGGGGCAGCCCCGGGAGGGCACGGTGGGGTTGCGGGATGGTGATGCCCTGGGCCATGTCCCTCATTTTGGGTACACCCCGATGGCAATGAGAGGGCTGGGGGATCACAGTTCACTGAGGATGAGCTGCATCAGGGAGGCAAGACAGTTAGATCCTGACTGTCAGGGATTGATACATCTCCCTGCTGGTTCCTAcctgcagcccttccctgcacagcacctgcccctGCACCATTTGGGTGGGTTCTCAGATGAGCGGTTcccacactctgtccaggtTGGGTACGTCAGGGTTGTTTTCAGCATCTCGCTGGCCGTGCTTGAGCTGTACTGCACCATGGGACCTGTCCTCTGGCTGCTCGGTTGCCGCAACCTGGGCCTGGATCACCAAGGGGTGATGGCAGAAGGTTCTACCAGCAAGCGTGTGACCCAGACCAGTGATAAAGATGGATGGATATTGTTGTTCAGCCTTGGggacccagcagagctgttgcagAGCACCCACCTTCTGTCTGGGGTGTCCTCTTCAGCTTTCCCTTCTCATTCCAGGTAGAAGCATTTAAGAGACCGTCTTTCTCCGAAatcctggaggagctggaggatgTGGCGGAGAGCCTGGAGCCTTGGAGGGACAATCAGCTTTCAGGCTGAGCTGCCTGCCTCCTGtgaggctgggcagagaatcACTCAAACTGTAAATGAACTGCCTGGGGGGTCAGGAGTGAAGAAGGAAAGCGGGGAAGGGAAAAGCTAAGCCATGCACTCATGTTTATTTAATCATGGTCTCGGTATTTGATTTCTTGGATGAAAAACAtggttaaaatgaaaaagggaCTTAGCAAGGGTATCTTTTTCCTAGGTAAGATTTTTAACCGATGTAATTAGGACACTGATCAACCTTTGTCTGTTTGCTTGTTGAAAGCAAATGACTCTGGAGGCACCTGAATTCCCTTGCGGATGCTTTCCAAATTCCTGACAGAAACATCATGCTCTCCTGCTTCCCCATGCCCCCCAGACCCAGGGTCTTCCcttctccatcctcatggcCTAGGGGAATCACCTCTTGGGGGGCTGGAGTCTGTGCAGTGTGAAGGAGACGGGCTTTGGGGCACGTGGTGAGCCTCAGAGTCACCTCATATTTCAAAGCCTTAAGGCACAGTCTGGCAGCCTTTCAGGAGCAGGTGTGCTCTGTGAGGGCTCTGGCGGGGTCTCCTGGCATTGCGCTGGGTGCACCCGGGCTCAGAGGCAGCCAGCAAGATTTCAGAGCCCGCTGGGGCCACCGAGGGGTGCCAACCTGCACGGGCCGAGACGATGGGTCGGTGTGCCTTATTGTGGTGCAAACTAACTGACTAATATTTCCTCTCCAAAAAGCTTTGTCAGACACACGTCCCAGCATCACGGCAGTCTGGATTTCTCCCTGCCACGCTCAACCAGGCTCAAAGACGAGCACACTGCCAGCAGCTTGTGAGACTGACATGAGGCAGAGCTGGGTCCAGCATCATTCAGCATCTCTCACACTTCTCTGCCTGACCCAGCACCCATCACCTTCTCAGTGACGTGGGACACCCATGCCGGCCCCAGGGCTCAGGCTGCCAGGGAAGGACTTGGTTTTGACACCGCGTTTCCTTCTGTGGGCCAGaggagggtgctggggctgcagatcCAAACGCGAGCTGGAAAGAATAATAGCTAGAAATGCTCTGCATTGCAAGTTAAGAGAAAAAGATGAGGAGTCAAGTGCCTGCGCCCAGATCAGCTGATTGCTAAACCATTGGTCTGAAAGACATTTTCTGCTGGGACCAAAATGTTTGTGGGTGTAAATAGATGTAATGTCTGTATAGTGGTGGGGCTGTGGCTTTGTTCTTGTAGGCTGTAAGCTCTTGGAGCACAGATCGTTCATCTGTCCAACGAAAAGTATCTGTGCAGTGTTCAGCCCAATGGGCCTTCAGTCCATGGCTTTTCTCCCATACAGGGGTAGACCTGCCTGGGGGCACCATCTCAAGCTCTTGGAGCTGTAATTTGGTGTCACATATAGCCCAACGTCTTTGTGCTGTGGTGCCTGCACAGAGGGATGTCAGTGGTGTGCTGGGGCACAGGCATAGTGGAAGAGCATGGTGAATTTTCACCAGGGATCATGAGGAAATGGTACCTGGCATGAAATGCAATAAATGGCAACATGGTAATGAGCTCAGCACACCTCTAGGAAGCACTGTACtgagctgctctccatcatctttgaaaggtcatggagaacaggagaggtgcctgaggactggaagaaagtcagagtcactccagtcttcaaaaagggcaagaagggtGACCCAGGAagctacaggccagtcagcctcacctccatccctggaagggtGGTGGAACAActcattctggatgtcatctccaagcaCATGGAGAAAGAGatggttatcaggagtagtcagcatggattcaccaaggggaaatcaTGCTTGACCGACCTGACAGCCTTCTGTGGTGGCATGGctggctggggagaggaggggagagcagtgggtGTTGTCTGCCTTGACTTGAGCAAAGCTTTTGACACTGTGTCCCACAACATCCTCACAAGCAAGCTCAGGAACTGTGGGTTGGATGAGTGGACAGTGAGGTGGATCAAGAACTGGCTGGacggcagagctcagagggttgtgatcaacgGTGCAGAGTCTGGTCGGAGGTCTGTAGTTAgtgctgttccccaggggtccaTACTGGGTCCAGTCTTGATCAACCCGTTCATCCATGActtggatgaagagactgagtgcaccctcagcaagtttgtgggTGATcccaaactgggaggaatggTTGAtgcaccagaaggctgtgctgccattcagcgtgatcggacaggctggaggagtgggcagagaagaacctggtGGGattcaacaaaggcaagtgcagggtcctgcacctggggaggaacaacccccggcagcagcagaggtgaggggtggacctgctggaaagcagctctgcagagaaggacctgggagtcctggtggacaagaGGGTGACCATGGGTCAGCAATGTGGCCTTGTGGCCAAggaggccaatggtacctggggcgcgtgaggaagagtgtgagcagcaggtcagggaggttgatcctccccctctgctctgccctggcgaggccacatctggagttgtgtccagttctgggctccccagtttaggAAGGACAAGGAATCACTGGAGACAGTCCAGTGGAAGGATCAAAGATCCTGAGGGGTCTGGAACATCTTTCtgatgaagagagactgagggACCTTATTGATGCTGatgaatatctccagggtgggtgtcagaggatggaccagactctgttcagtggtgcccaacgccagggtgaggggcaacgggcacagactgaaacacaggaggttccatctgaacatgagcagaaacttgtttgctgggaggtgccagagcctggcccaggctgcccagagcgggtgtggagtctcctgctctgagacattcagaCCTGCCTGGATGTGATCCCATGCAATCTGCTCTGGtaaacctgctttagcaggcaGGTTGATGGGTTGGACTGTATGATCTCCAGacgtctcttccaacccaaacccttccatagtctctgattctgtgatctgcagCTCCTCATTCCCCAGAGGTGCCATTGCGCATTTGTGAGTTACTGACTTATTTGCACAAGAAACCTCCCATTTAACAGCAAACTGCTCCGCAGACACCTTCATCCTGGCTGGATACTGCCAATGGGGGAAGCAACGCCTTGAGAAgtagaagactgaaaataagGGAAGATTTTCAACCCAGAGGAAAGAGAGtggccactttttgccttgcaccAGTTGGTGGACTTCAGACCAGTGGAGTGAAATGAACTGAACAAATGGCATTGATATATGTGTGTGTCTTCAGTGAGAGGCAGCAACCACCAGCATCACAGAGATGTGTTGGACAAAAATCACAGGGTATATATTTGGCTCCCAGGAGATGGACCTGAGGAGCCAACTGCAACCTCACAAGGCTTCCCAGGCTCCTCTGGGCTCTTCATCCATAGAGGAATAGTCTTGAGAACGAGGAATCCAACAGTGTGTCCAAACACCCCGAGCGTTAAGGATATGAAGCCTTTTCCAAAGGCCACTATGGATGAAGCCATCCACCTTGGCTTAGTCCCTGGCTAGATGCATTGCTTTCACAAAGCCTTTCACCAGCCTTCCCCGTGCTGCCTGGTCTGCCAAGCTGGGTTTTGTTCTTCTGCCTCCCCTGCACAGGAATAGACTAAAGGAAGACCTCTCAACATAGTGATCCCTCAAATAGCCTGGTATGGGGCGAAGGTGTCTTGTTCCAGGTCACTTCCCTGCAGGGCTGCTACTCTCCTGGCCACCCCGTTCCCAGGAGCAGCATGGCTGGTACTGCTGGTGCCCCACTGCAGACAGGGCTGGTCCTTCCCCAGCTGGACATCTGACTCTGGTCAAGCAGAGCAACaactgtggggctgggacacagTAGGATGTGTGTGGAGTTGTGTATACTTTGGTGATGCTGTGGTatgaagaaagatattttggttttgtttatctgCCAGGGGCTAAGAAGCCTGCTTAAGGATTAAACAGATCCAGAGGGGGTGGATATCATCTGCACAGAGAATAGCATTAGCCAGCATGGTCTGAGCTGTGATGGATCAGAACTGTGTTTCTTCTGGGCTGCTTGTGTGCCCCATCCACTTTCATGCTGAGGCCACATGCTGGATCACAGGAGAATGAAAGCTGTCACATCTTTGCAAGAAGTTCCTGCTGTAGGGGCAGATGACACCATCTGCAAGACACCATGTGAACTGGAAAAGCCAATGTTGGGAGCCTGCAGAGAACAGAAGAGGTCTGGGAATTTGTCTTGTACATCTCATGAGTGAAGAGTTTCCCTTCACTGGTAAGAGCTGGAGGGAGAGGCAAGCATGGGAAACCTGCTGAGATGCCCTCCAGGAATGAGCCCCTGTGCTGGGCTTCCCAACACCAGTCTCATGCAAAGTTGAGGTCAGTGGTTGGATTTCATGTCTTGGAGTCCTGGCACTGAACTGAAGCAACTCTGACGGTGGGTGGAGGGTCTGGGCCGTGCAGCAGGTTTGCCtttgctggacctcaccaggagctgctttgtctgactctcttctctctgtagACCACTTGCTCTGCAGATGCCTACAGCATGGACCTGGCCATGCTGCACCACACAGGCCATGCACTCTTGTGTCCTCCATTGtatctttgtttgtttgtttttataaatgcCATTTGGAAATAAAGTCTATTGGTTCTTTTCCACATCAGCCCTGGCTGCTGTGTTCATCATCCTGGGTCTGCTGAGTGGTGCTGCTGAAATTCCCTGTTTCCAAGTATAGGCATTAAACACAATAAATGAACAACTTTGTGCTCTATCAGCATAGCTGGCATAATAAACCTCTAATCAAAAGTAATTTACAGAAGAGTATTACCTATGAAAAGTGGTGCTTTGAGTCCATTGCCCGCCCTGTGCCCCATTTTGTGTCAGGGTCAGCTGGTGTCTTAAGTCGATTCCTTCACTTTGGTTGGGTGGGCACAAGGAAATAGCAGCAGCACAAGCACAGTGTGAAGGGTGTTGGATTCGTCTTTTCCAACCTAGCAGCCAAAAGGACCAAACTGCAGTGAAATTATTTCActtccccagctgcagtttGTTTTATGCTGGCTCGTACATGGCATTTGTTGCTCTTCAGATGCAACCCTGTCACACGGACACCTCAGAAACTGGAGGAAGGCATTCACTCGGCCGGGACCACTGGGTCTGCCGCATCCAAACACAAATCATAGAGCAACACTGAGGCTCAGTTCTCTGAGCTCCTCACAGGACAGTCATCAGTGTTAGATACAAAGAAGATCTTTCCTTCTGAAGTCCGGTTTCTTGAAGTCAGTCAGCTTTCAGATTTACGGCTGTGAATTCTCTGAGCACTTGCGTGTGGCCAAAGTCCTGTGTTCCTCCCTGGAAAGAACGTTCATGCAGCCCTTGGAGGCTGGCAGTAATGCCATGGGTGGTATGGACTGCTGATCTTTCCATGTCCCAGACTGCAGAGGCGCAGAATCACCAGAGGAAGCCTTGATCTGGCCAGGAGGCTGGCCAGAGAGGACGAGTTTGTCCCTGCTTTTACTTTCAGATGACTATGAATCAACAAGGCAGTTTCTCATCATGTGTCTGGCTCTCTGATATGGCAGAAACCAGGTCCTCTCCCCATGCCCCATAGCCTGGCCCTCTGCTCCTCCGGTGACTCCTCCAGCCTCACTTGCTGTTATTTGCAGCAAGGAAAATGTCTGGAGAAACTCCAGGGACATTGTAATTTTTAGGCTTCAGAGTTGGCCCTTTCCGGATTTGCTAATGAGTAGGAGAGGGTTTTCAAACACAAATGCAAACCTGATCCCTGAGCTTTCCAGGACACAGAGGAAAAGCCTTGAGCAGTGGCCAGAATCAGTCACTGATTGACTGGGgctattctgctttttttccaggGACCCTTAGTGAGAAGATGGGTGGGATTTGTGCTGGATGAGATGCAGTGCCGGTGTGTGGCTTACTGCACCACCTTAGGGGACACAAGAGAATTTACATCTGCAGCCAGGTCCAAAACACCTTACCTAGCACTGGTGTTGGCTTGTCATAACTGAGTATTCTCTCTATGGAGTCGGGTGGATGTCTGGGCATGTTGACTAGATGAGCTTGGGTAAGCTGTTCTTGGTGTTCTCTGAGTCCCTTTAACATTGGTGTCCTTCACAGATGAAATTTAAATGTCGAAATCTTCTGTGTAGTAAGAGTAGAGGGTAGCAGGGAGCAGAGAAAGGAGATTCATCACTTTTAGCTGGGTTAAAGCTGGGGATGTCACCACCAGCTCGCGTGTCTCTGCAGAGGTGTCTGTGGGTCTGTGGCATTCTTGGGCCTCTCTGAGAAGCTGTGGACAACAGCATGACCGGCTGATCGGATGAGACAGAGCTGGATGCTGTGGGACCCTGGTCCTGCTCTTGCTGAGGACACGTCATTCTGACTGGGAGCAGGATAAAAACAACACAGAGCTCCTGCAGATGGAGGAGTGACTACGGGACTTCTCTGCTCAGACGCACTTTCTCAAGGTACCTGAAAAGGAGAAGTGAGCACCTAGTGAATAGAGAGGTGCAAAACCTCACATTTATTTCTTAGCATGTTGCTGACCTGCCATGGCGTGCTGGGTGAGTGGCCTCTTTGCTTTTCCAACCCCCAAGGTTTGGATTCAGTGTTGTAGGGCTGGACCTGCCCTTGCTGCACACCTGTGCAATAAGTAGTGTGATAAACCTGGACCATTAGGAACACAACACAAATAAATACTCTGCGTCCGCCGACTCTGGTCTGTCACTGCGGTGAGGAATTATCATTAGGCTCCACTCCCCTGTGTCGGCTGTGGGGAGGAGTCCAGGAGCAGAGTCCAGGAAGAAGAGATCCTTTAACCAGTTCTACTAAAACATCATACAGAGTGGATGAACTGCCTCCACCTGCCAGCAGACAGCCTGTCTTCAAATGCTACACGATGTCCACCTGTGCAAGGCTTGACTTGTTACTGCTGTAGTGTCTTGTTCCCACATGCTGCCGGACAGATTGCCTTGTACCAGCTCCTtgtctgcagcagctgaagacTGAGGTCTAGAAGTGTGCcctggctggagctgctctgaGTCCAGCTGCAGGTGAGTCATGGTGGGAAGTGCtgggcagtgctgctgtgggcCCAGGAGCTGAGGTCACACCGGAGGTCCTGGAGCACACGTTGTGTGAGGCAGCGGGAAGGTGAGGAGGCGGCAGTGCTGACAGCCCTGTACTGAGAGCTCACTCCTTTCCACGCTGGTCTACATTTTGGCTCCATCACCGCCTGCAGGGAGAGAGCAGCGGTCAGGAATTCAGTGCCCTTCAGATGGCTCTTGGGTccaagagaaaaagaggctgcAAGAACACTGCAGGCTTCAAATACCTGGATTGGACTGAAAATTACCAGTAATTACCATTTAAGGTAACAATATCTGAGAGCTTTACTGAGATGCAGTAGCTCCCCCATCACCTGGTCTTCAAGCCAAGGTAACACACTTTCAGAAAAAGATGCTCGGGTTCAGTCAGCATCTGTGGGGCTGCTGGAGATAGTCCAGGGTGAGTCTGGTGCTAAAAGGAGGTCAAACCAGCAACTATCTCTTCTGGTCTCTAAAAGTCTGCTCTAGGCTGAAGGCACAACCTGTAATATCCTTCCTGGTCCAATTTTGCCCTTGAATAACATTGTTGTCTCTTGGCTGTCGAATGGTCCCTGTTGGTACTAGTCACACACCCTTTTGCCGTGTTACACTGGCCtgaatttcatttctgttcGCTTATAGGAGTAATGGTATTCTTTGCCGGTCTTCCAGTTCATGCCATCAGCATAGCTCCCGTGAGCACCCAGCCAGTACATCCCGTTCAGGTTGGAGTAGTGGCAGTCGTTGTACCACCACGCTCCCTTGTATTCTGTGGCACAGTTAAAGGAGCTCATGTCGTTGTCCTGGTCTGTTGTTGAAAATGGCATGTCCTTGTGGTATGATAAGGAGTCTCCTGCAGAGAGTACAAGTTCACAGTTACTGCAGTAGAGGGTACAAAAGGGAACCTAACGTGTCTTTGCACCACTGCAGGGCATCAGTAGGCCTTGCTGGTTGCAAGGCAGATTTTATAAATCCTGCTATTCTCTTGACTGCCCCAGTTTCTTCCTTggtcctggagaaaaggaatacCCTGAGCAGTTGTCCTTGCGGTTACACAGGTGTCGCTCCTCTTGCACCACTCAGATTCTCTGCAGACAAACTGAGCTCTGGACTATTAGACAGAGTTGCTATGTACAAAGCCGGATAAACCCAGAGTTCTGCTCTCAGGTGTTGGTTTCACTCATTCCTGCATGAAGGGTACTGAATTTTGCaggggatttttttgcttttcaaagaagagcaaagcaTCAGGCATGAAGAGGACGCAGAGCTGATGCTGCAAGTACTGAACAGCACCCCAGCTCTGGAAATGCCCAACCTCACGGGCAAGTACTTCCTTGTAATGTAAGCGAAAGCAGAACTTggtccagctgctgcagagctgttgaGAATGTTACCCTGGATGAGCTGCTGCTCAGGACCAGGCTCCACATTTGCTGCTAAATCATGTGGCTGAGCTTGTAGATAATGCTCTGGGTCACATTTCTGTGGGTGACGAGTTTCCCTGTCTTTCCCTGCACCCAGAGGTCACTTGCCACCTGGAGTACCATGGCCAGTTTTAACAATTTGACCAAAAATGTAGATGGTACAAGGAGTTTGCATGATATAGCTCTGCACTATAAATGCTGAACACTTCTGACATGCTCTAGAAAACAGCCTTTCCCATTGAGCTGCTGCTAACTTACCGGCATTTCCACCAAGGAAGTCTCCTAGAACCAGTTTGTATTTCTCAGACTCTCCTAAAACTCTGAATGAAGCATACTTGGCAAAATAGTAGTTGTTTTCAAAGTCTCTCAGGTCAATGCGGAGTTCACAGGGTCCTAGAAGAGAAGGGGGACAGTGGTGGTGCGGGGCTGATAGTGAGTACTCACCTGGATTTCAGGGTTTAAGGAGCCCTGAGCTAACTTGTGAGGAGCTTCCACTACTTGAGATGTTATGATTTATTTGAAATTCCTGCAGAATCTCCTGTACCTTTGATAGCTTTGTTGTGAAGCACCTTTTCTGATCCAATGTTGGGTGCTGACGGGCACTGAGAGCTACACACCCAGGAGTCCTGCACACAACTGTGAGTGCAAGGCTGTGTGAACAGGTGGCTCCATCACAGTCAGTCCTGGTAGGAAGATGTGTTGGTCCATCTCCAGCACAGGTTGTGCAGCCAGCTCATTCTCTTCCCTGGCTTCtagtttttcccttttttaaagtGCATGCTATTAAGGATTAACAGTTGGGGGCCTCAGATGGATGCGACAAGTTCAAAGTCCTTTAATGACCGCGTGTGGTACAGGGGTCGGATTCCCAGGGTCCCAGGACAGAGGCAGACCTTACCCAGCGAGGTGAGGAAGTGGATGTTGTCGTTCCCCAGCCAGAACTCTGTCAGCTGGCTGCCGAAGCCTCGTTTGTATGAATCCCAGTCTCGCAAGAAGTTCACTGACCCATCCCAGCGCCTCTGGAAAACCTGAGGAAAGGAGACACTCAGCCCTGCCAGAccacccacccccaaaaaagcacCTGCAGCACCCAGGAGGCACAGCCCCGCCACAGCAAATGCTCCCCCTGTGTCAGGACACTCCTGTGGGTCTCTGGGGACCAAAGCCCAGGGGAATCCCTTGCTCACAGACCTCCTCCACCTGACTGTGGAAATGAGGAGGAGATGGTTTGCAGATGGAGGCCGGGAGTGGGGCCGAGGTGCCCAGCCTGCTTCCAGACACCGCTCACAGGAGAGTTCCATTCCCTGCATCCACAGGGATTCTCTCAGGCTTGCTGACGTGAACCTCAGCTGTCCCCTTAGTGtgtgttttcctccctttttgtttctgatgcCATCCATTGCAGTCTTAATAAAAACAACTGCAAGGACATAGAAACCTCCCTCTCCTCATCCTACTCACAATCCATCCTCCACCATCCGTGTCCATGTCGCAGAAGACAGTAGTGGCGTTACAGCCTTGGGGGTAGATGGTGTACCAGCCGCTCAGGATCTTCCCTTTACCCGATAGCTCTTGGCAGCTCCTGGCTTCTgtgcaaagcagggaaagagaTCAAGCAGGAAGAGTTATAACGTGCTCACTGCACCCAGGGAG
This region of Columba livia isolate bColLiv1 breed racing homer chromosome 19, bColLiv1.pat.W.v2, whole genome shotgun sequence genomic DNA includes:
- the LOC102084156 gene encoding ficolin-2 codes for the protein MGAAAPALLVLLGLTAAVCDAQNTCPDVKIVGLGDADRLAVLQGCPGIPGTSGPKGEPGLPGTKGEMGAQGLPGKAGPPGIKGAAGEPGFPGLKGTKGEPGFPETWEARSCQELSGKGKILSGWYTIYPQGCNATTVFCDMDTDGGGWIVFQRRWDGSVNFLRDWDSYKRGFGSQLTEFWLGNDNIHFLTSLGPCELRIDLRDFENNYYFAKYASFRVLGESEKYKLVLGDFLGGNAGDSLSYHKDMPFSTTDQDNDMSSFNCATEYKGAWWYNDCHYSNLNGMYWLGAHGSYADGMNWKTGKEYHYSYKRTEMKFRPV